The proteins below come from a single Desulfovibrio sp. genomic window:
- a CDS encoding phosphodiesterase, which produces MFVAHISDPHVGAGRSQAFNVSDGALLLEKTVNHIAALPQLPDCLVLSGDISVNGQPGGYAIAAEALSALPMPVYVLPGNHDKRENLVAELGQYCPADVAVAPYLCYTVEDFPLRLVFFDGTRPGSHSGHFDAPVAAWLEKTLAAQPGRPTLVFTHHPPFITALGVMDEPYENAESLGRILEKFPNVRLCCGHLHRYMFTMWHGVAALTAPPVCMHIVPNFCATGGDDFTDEAPAFLLHHFVDGRVNTHYCRVPGEFAERGPFSFSHPPKLG; this is translated from the coding sequence ATGTTTGTAGCACACATATCTGATCCGCATGTGGGTGCCGGGCGCAGCCAGGCATTCAACGTGTCTGACGGTGCGCTGCTGCTGGAAAAAACCGTGAACCACATTGCGGCCTTGCCGCAACTGCCCGATTGCCTTGTGCTGAGCGGGGATATTTCGGTGAACGGCCAGCCCGGGGGCTACGCCATTGCGGCAGAGGCGCTGTCTGCGCTGCCCATGCCCGTGTATGTGCTACCTGGCAACCATGATAAGCGTGAAAACCTTGTGGCCGAGCTTGGGCAGTACTGCCCGGCGGATGTGGCGGTTGCCCCTTACCTGTGCTATACGGTTGAGGATTTTCCCTTGCGGCTTGTGTTTTTTGACGGCACCCGACCCGGCTCGCATTCCGGCCATTTTGACGCGCCCGTTGCGGCGTGGCTGGAAAAAACGCTGGCAGCCCAGCCAGGCAGACCCACGCTGGTCTTTACCCACCATCCGCCCTTTATCACAGCCCTTGGCGTGATGGACGAGCCATATGAAAATGCCGAGAGCCTTGGCCGCATACTGGAGAAATTCCCCAATGTGAGGCTCTGCTGCGGGCATCTGCACAGGTACATGTTCACCATGTGGCACGGAGTGGCGGCCTTGACGGCTCCCCCGGTGTGCATGCACATAGTGCCGAATTTCTGCGCCACGGGCGGGGATGATTTTACAGATGAAGCCCCGGCATTTTTGCTCCACCACTTTGTTGATGGACGGGTGAACACGCACTACTGCCGCGTGCCGGGGGAGTTTGCCGAGCGCGGGCCA